aataaaaatgaATCAGGAAAGCATCTACTTTTGCCTCTACAAGTACATACTCAAGAAAATTCGAGATGTAACATGGAACATTTTTTTGAATGTTTTCTGGGCATACTTTCTTTGCTTGAGAATCCAAGGAAGAGAAACTTACGTTGTCAAAATTGCTTCCTCTCTTTTAATGAATTCGTAACATTGGCGCAgcatattttcagaaaaatcaaGAGCAATAACACCAGAATAGGTATCAGATTTTGCAAATTTTCTAGAAAACAAACCACTTCCACAGCTAACATCTACCAGAAGGCCACCTTCTGCAGGTTTGAAATACTCTTGAGCCATTTTGAACTGCATTAATTATACATTATCGAATATTAATACATGTAAAAACCCCATAAACTTGGCAAACAATGTGACATGAATGGGAAGAAAAGACTTCACAACCATATTTCCGTTCATTTGGCATTAATTCTGAGAATAGTATACATTGCCAAACTGATCAAAGGGGCAAGACAAATCAATGTTATGATAACACGATCTCCATGCAGGTTTTTTACTTTTAGAGTAGACACGACAAAGTTCTCAAGCCATAAGGGTGTATTTCCAACATTGCAGAAACCTGTAGAAGATTACCTCTTCATCAGGACCAGGAAAGCCACTTCGATTAAAATTTTGACGCCAGCCTCGTTCATACAAGAAAGAAACAAGTGGACTCCTACCAAAGGCAAAAAGCACCAAAAGCAAGACATGAGCATTTCCTCCAATGATTTGTTAGTCACATTAGCTTAAGTTATAggttttttttcatattattatcagGGGTATTTTTTTAATCTTTGCTAGTAGATTAATACATatatacgtacatacatacatatatacatgcatgTGCACACATGTGCCCACACATACGTATATATTTGAGGTGTAATTAGCCAGAAATATTCAGTTTCTGGCCATAACCTTTTCTCTCTATTCTTTTTATCTTCTTCTATATGCTTCTCATTATTCCCTCTCCTCTCCCACACCTTGCCTAACTCTATTTTTTGTGTTTGATTGCGAATCAACCCAAATTTCTCAAGTTCTATGATAGATTTAATCATCTAATAAAATCTCACCACCAATGCATGGATGATTGTTAAATTTGAAGTAGAAGGATATAATCAAACAAGAGGATTATAGTTGCACAAGTACCACATCGAATTAGATTCCATTTGGTGCAGGGAAAATAAGATCCAGACAATGCATCTATAACAGGGCATAGACAATCGATACTATTGAGTAATGCTCGTCTTATTACAATTATGATGGCAGTGTTCCACACAAAGGACAGGTAATTTTCAGGAAAGCGACTTCCCACAGAAGCCTTTctatataaattttggaaaagTACATTATTTTTGACAAGTAAAAAGTTAAGTGCTGCAAAGATAAAAACACAAAATCCTTTTCTACAACCCTTTGAAGATTTCATTATCCCTGAACCAACCAGAGTATTAGATTCTTTCATACCAAAACTATGGCACTGCGTGGATTCCATCCACGCAATCATCCAtacattttaataaataaataactgcAGTTGTTTTTCTGCCAAAAAACAGCTGGAATACAGTTAGTGCATCCACATATATCCCAAGGAAATGCAATAAACAAAGAAGACAAGATTACCAcaatatttatgtgattgataGCATGCACCCTTCTATTAATATATCTCAAACATCTTGTTATGTCCACTTCCCAACTAAAAACTATGCAGGAGTACAACAATATTTATGCAATAGAAGACATTAGTCACTCTATTAACATATTTTAAACATCTGTTGTGTCCACTTCTCAAACTAAAAACTATGTACCATGCTCCTCATCAAGCTTGCAATCAGTCAAAAATTTCTAGTGGGGCTCAGTTCAAGGTTGAGTAGGATCAAGCTCCAAAGTCTAAACTCAGCAGACTGGTCAAGGTTTCCATGGCAAGCCTGAATAGGCCTTTCAGTCCTCATTTATGCCTTTCAGCATTGAAAATCTATGCGAAGTGATGCTTCAACTTCGAGGTCTTTATCAGAAAAAGGTGAACCAAACCCTCACTCCCACCCCCAAAcctaaatacataaataaataggAGCAAATCAGAATGTTTCATTTGCCTGTACACGTTATTGTATGCTTGAGATCATCAAGCAAACATCTAACACAAACATTTTGTTTACACATGTTATTTGCTGCTTGAGATCATCAAGCAAATATCAAAAATCAGCATGCATACCAATCTAATGCTGCTAAAGCTCATTAAATGTCAAAAAGAATATCATAGGAGCAAAAATGTAGTCATACCGGAATAGCTCAGTGCCAGCAGGTTTCAATTCAGTGTAGTCCTTTGATCCAGCAGTAACAGTGAGATccagatacatgtctttgctggAGTATGACTTGTTGCATTTCACACACTTGAAACCAGACCTGTAGATTGCTGGCCTGCAGGTCTTGCAGTTACTAAGTCAAACCTAAACATATTGAATGTCCCAACATAATTGAATGCATAGTTAATATATGCCTGCACACATCAGAATATTTATCAACTTACAAGTTAATACCTGGAGGACCTTTTCTTATTAGTGGTTCATAACATACTGGGCAAGCAAATAAGTCAACTTCCAAGTTGTGTTTGTGTGGAGTGGTTGAATCCTGGAAAGGAAAACTTTCTTTTTTTAAACATAATCAGGAACAGGGATATTACTGATAAGTAAATCTGACAGTCAAAATTATAATCAAATTTCTGTTCAATTCCATGCATTACATTCCATAAAAATAACAGCCCTACAAACTGAGAAGTACTAACAAGATGTCAGGAATATATGTCTGTCATAAACACctatctgtttttttttttttttggaggggggggggggggggggagagagagagagagagggcaacTCACACAGCATTTAATGACCTGGATCCCAAAATCGTTCTGATAAGCACACTCAAATCTAGTTAGTTTGAATTAGCCTCAAGCTAAGAAACAAGCTGATGAAGATCACAATTTTTTTAGACCAGAAATAGACCATGGTTAATGTAAAACCAGACAAACCATGTTGAGGTTCAGCTGAAGCTCATTTCAGCAACCAAATCCTTGGACATATATTGATCTGAAACTTGGTTTGGAGATGGCATCCTTATTCCAAGATCAGGATCCCTAAATAATTGAAAGAACAACTCCAATGTGTTAGGAGTATGCTGAAAGGACATCACAAGAATCTCTATGGATGAAAAATGAACTGTGCATCAGCTTCAATGTCTTGACATCTGTGGAATGAATTCTTCAGGTTCAAGGTTTTGGCATCTGCTGCACAAGTGAGCATGTACTTCTTACCATCAGTGAAGGAATGCATGTTAACATGTCCAGCATGTTGCTCATCACAATCATATCCCCAAAAGTAAAGGCAGAAAATCACACGTAGCTGTCTAATTAAGGCTCCCAACAGTGAATGTGTGAGGGCTATGGTTATCAAAATCCCAATCCAGATTGTGCAATTCTACGACCCTACAATCCATACTTGCCTAATCAATCTTAAGTAGAATATTAATAAAGTAGGATCCCAGTAGGATCTTCTTTGGAACCTTAGGATCTTAGGATCTCGATCCTACTTTTGCAATGGAATATGGATTTTTCCTATTTAGGATTTTAACGAAAAAGCCCAATATTTACTTTTATTGGCCCAAACACTTTACTTTTGCAATAGACACAAAATTTGGTCTAGATGGCTAAATGCATCAAAATTAGGGCAACATAACCAGCATGTTCTAGGATTTGTTCAATCCAAGTCAAGAGAGCAGCTGAGCATCTCTTGAAAGCTCGCTTCCTCAAAATTAAAAGCTGCCTAAGAGCTTAGAGTTCTTgatagacagatcctaggttgtcTATTAGTAGGCTTGGACGTTCCTTCTTCCAGCAACAGTAGAGGTCAGCTGATAGCTTTGAGATCAGCAGAGAGCTTTAGCAAATAGGGAGTTGCAGTCAGGCTGAGAGCTTAAAGTTGCAGGCCTGTAGCAGTTACGCGTTATCTTTGTAATTCTTTTactttcttcctttttcttcccCTTATTATTGACAAGCCAGAGACCTATCTTTTTTCCCAAAGCAAAGTGCATATAGCTTTCTTTCTCCTCTTCTTTTCATTGCGACTAACAAAAAGttcttcctcttccttcttttttttccttcttctccttcttcttcctcttatGGTCTGATGACAAAACCGCGGAAACTGAGAAATTTACCTCAGTTCATTGAATTAAGATTAGcaacttcttcttccttcttctcttcattctttttgctttcctttttaattataattattaaataaataagctaGCAATAGTCTGCCCTTTGCAGAGCACTTTGCAATTCAGGCTTTttagaccttttttttttttcaagttcaaAATTGTTGAAGGAAAAACTTGCTAGTTGCTACCTACATTCCTCAAAATTTGCTTTAATTTCTCAAACTTACTACCAAGTTTTTAGGATTATTTTATTGAGAGTGGTCATAAATTgccaaatatataaatttttaatttattttatattataagtAGAATCTTATGATCCACGACACGATCCTACAATTCAATCTCACCAAAGTGCTTTCTCTTTTCTTCAGACAATTTCCTCATTTCTGTGCCCATTACAGCAGCCTCCCGACAAGCATAAACCTTGGAACCCTTCAATTTATCTAACTAGCATGAGAATCAGATATCCTCCCCATAACACCATCAACTCTGTAAGGCTTAGTTGCGCCACCCTCTTGACCCACTGCAAACCCAAAATAAGCAACCACTTTGACActttaattttttcctatttgTCATCAAGAGTATCCAAATCTAAGTTACCGGCATCCTATATTAGCTCCGCAATATGATCTATTCCACATGAATCTTGAGGATCTGGAGAGATATTTTGATCTTCGCTTATAGATGGATGAAGATCCTTTTTCTTTATGTTCTGCAACTATGTATTGGGGCTTTGGTGTTAGGCCTGTCCATTAACAGAATCCGTAAGGTGATTGGCTTGATCACCCTTGGGATAGGCCTGCTTATGGTCTTGATCCATCTGAGAAGACCCCATATGAGACCAATCGCTCTTCTTGTTCGAAATATAGTCTTGAACAATATGGGCATGTTTGATTAAGAGGcacaatttatataaaaaaaaaaaaaaaatgaggctCCTCCCTTTTCAATTAACTAGCCCAAGTCCAAGACTAGAACTAAGTGGCCCAACCTAGATTtattatctttttcttcttcaaacgTAACCCTAGTTGCCTCAACTGGAAGTGCACCATCCTTCGAAACCATGACCTTCACAGTATCAGCAAGCTCAGCTGCCTGAGCAATATGAACACGCGTCTTCAAATGGAGATCCTTTGGCTTCAAATTCCTGAAAGTTTCAACTTGAGCTCAACCCCACATCGGGCACACAACTCCTCTATCCAACTCGCAATGACCTTATTTCCTTGTTGGAttctattggcctaacaaggcttacgaatcttattttgatgataacaaattaagggaatttaacatgtgttggttaaagtgataatgtttcaagaaacaagcatataagttcaagatcaagtgctcaAAATGCTCACAAGCCTTATTATAAgagaaagcttatacttcaaagaaaatcaaatgaaagcttaacgGATATTGAAACTTGGATGAAAGCTCAAATGAATATTGAAGCTTGGTTTCAAAGATAGACaaatctaataaagcttgaagcatgaagtcaagatggacttGAAAGAAATGGAAAAGCATGAAGAGTTAGGGCTTaagtttaagaagtctcatgtaagtacttcattcgatatcaatatggatatatgaagctctttaggtttcattatagacttagagaccaatttttgaaaaccccctgaaaatgatttttaagttacatttgagttttcaaaaattaaagcatcaaagtcttgaaaataaaaaattatggaaaattgACAGCTCAGACCCAaaaagcccagtcgactgacatattttattccaattttttgCTGAAACagaataggcccagtcgactgacctgcggaaatttcaaattttaaacagtaatgggaaattttcaaaattaagtttttgaattctaaacgtagtaaaaacttgggaaacactccaagtgaCGTGGGAAACACGAAATTactttctaaactctataaatatccctaaacccaaggattttcatacaccaagcaatacaatcagcactcaagcattgatattgtaaactcttcaaaagctctctcttgctcaaactcttgctgaagatTTCAACTGAGATTTTGCTGAACAAAGCCTACGGTTCTTTGAGTAATTACTGAGTTTCTCAAATCTAAAAAGAACCCCTGGTGATTAACATCTTAAGCTTCAAATttattctttattgatatttgatttgaagtatattagtgctctaatttgtactaattagctaTGTTTTGAAAGTGTCTTTGTACACGAGAATTTgctcttgttcttgttgttttttacggttcaggttgttgaattgttgtaccaagcatgggtatcgcttggagaggagtgTTCTATCCTATTAAAGGAGTGTTAAAAAGGTTTACTtcgcccgtaaaggagtggtatagtggaatccttaggtgtgttgcctaaggcgaggaagattacacgtcaaagttgcgtaattagacGTTTAAATTCATACATTatagattataattttaattaaatgccaaattatgttcaatattttaacagtgagctcaatttataatatttgggtttttattcgataatttatggatttttggtatCTTATTATTGCTGGAtgatttttggatattaaagttgaaattaaaatgtaCGCGGGTCATGCGTGAGAGAAACCAAgccatgcatgcaaagtgaatcgTGCACGTGAGAGCCGTAGCTTTTCATTGAAAGAGCCACATATGTGGGATTCATGGAAGATAAAGAATAAAATGATGCAAATGGAGGCGTTGAGCACAAAACGAAGTTAATTGGGCAATTATGGACAGTTTCGACACTGCTTCGTAATCtgggcataactctctcatccgacctccgattcagatgattcaagatgttgTAAAAAGCTAAGAAAacgctctacaactttcatgttttgagttttgagagatacgggctgtaggaaggtcaaaattgggcttgaaagtgCAGGACAGGCCGCGTACTTTTGAATTAAAAGGAAAAGCCCATGTGTAAGGCCCATGATGTGACCACGTAAGGCCCATGAAGAGAGCAGAAACCATGCGCTGGAATGAGGAGCCGTGCCTGGGAGAACTCTTTTGGAGGATTACTTTAAATTTTTGGGCAAGTAGGGTTGTTTTTTGGGCAATAATTGAAGGGTTGAAAAAGTCAAAAAGTGGGGGgctttattagtttattttttctttaggTTTGAAAGTAGGGTTTTTCTTTTGGTAGCAGGAGTCTTACTTTTCTTCCTGGGAGGCCGTGCACAGCAGGGGGGTTCTCTCCACATCTCCACGgcttgttttctctctctctctttctctctctctctctttcaagcAAATACTTGTTTAATTCTTATTGTTACCTTTGTTTTATTTAAAAGTCTCCattgtaatttttaatttttgattgggttattattattaaagttagtttgTCTTTTTTTAATTCAAAGTCATTGTTGGAATTCCAAGTTTGTTgggttattttggattattaagtttagtttgttttctttttgttttacttAAAGTATTTGGTTGAATTTAAATATTCGTTGGGTTATTTTTCTCATCAAATATTCGTTGAAATTAATTTTGGTTTGGATTAATATTCATTGTTAAGTTTGGTGTCTTCTCTTAGAAtctttctttaggatttaaatatttgttgggtTAAGTTTAACTTCTTAGTTGGTGTTTAATTGATGATTTTGTGGTTGAATGCTTAAATTAGttaataaagttttgatctttaggtTTTGTCCGGAATTTTCATACAcagtatttatttattgtttgaatagGATTTGATTACCGTCATTCGTTTCTTGCTATTTTATGCGTATTAAGTTCTTAATTTCTGTTTTAATTTTAGGttcttaagttatgttttaattttgtcacaaaaatctcaaaaatacaagAAACCGAATcagaaccatgttcagtaaacttttcttttcttaatttcttttggaattaaactgcattccttgaggagacgatctgacccttgagctaattatt
This window of the Malania oleifera isolate guangnan ecotype guangnan chromosome 6, ASM2987363v1, whole genome shotgun sequence genome carries:
- the LOC131157885 gene encoding uncharacterized methyltransferase At2g41040, chloroplastic isoform X2, whose protein sequence is MAMASSSLRPLHRPVLPKYSYLSRNHRLRLPLSPLRYSSPLHVASAVHVASAVLASSAVAVERDSTTPHKHNLEVDLFACPVCYEPLIRKGPPGINLPAIYRSGFKCVKCNKSYSSKDMYLDLTVTAGSKDYTELKPAGTELFRSPLVSFLYERGWRQNFNRSGFPGPDEEFKMAQEYFKPAEGGLLVDVSCGSGLFSRKFAKSDTYSGVIALDFSENMLRQCYEFIKREEAILTTNIALVRADVSRLPFSSGSVDAVHAGAALHCWPSPSGAILKALRLERCIRQESDISKASLADRFAIIIIIRLYCFNILLL